TCACAATTACAAAAGTCCCGCGGGGCGACGGCTATCGTTTTGAAAATAACCTCCCAAAGAAAAGCGACAACCCCGTGGCGCACGTCAGGCCACACACTTCCAAAGCGGCGTATAGATTAGAAAATGGCCTGACGATTGGAAACATTAATCGCGATGCTGATGAGCTGCCAGACGGACGCGCTATGACAAAGCAGAGCTTTTGGCTGAACAACGACTACATCTACGAGATTGTTCGAGACATCTAGCGAAATCGATCTTGACACCGTTCAGCGGATCTGGGATCCTAATACACAGCTTGTTGCACCAATAAATTAAATCTGTAGTCAATGGCTTTCAGAATGCGAAGGAGCACCCTATGGCCAACGACACAATCGAAGTAGCGGAGCTATTCGCCGGAGTCGGCGGATTTCGTCTGGGTCTTGACGGATACCATGACCCAAACCATCCCAAATTTGATATGGAGGCTGCTGGCCCATTCAAAACCGTTTGGGCCAACCAGTGGGAGCCACCCGGAACAGAAGCCAAGCAGTTTGCATGGCGCTGCTATGAAGATCGCTTCGGCAAGGGTAGCTGCGTCAACGAAGACATCAACAAGGTACTCGACGAATACGAAGCGGGCGAGCGTGACATTCCCGATTTTGACATGCTGGTCGGCGGATTCCCTTGCCAGGACTACTCCGTCGCCAAGCCCCTCAATATGGCCCGTGGCATCGAAGGCAAGAAGGGTGTCCTATGGTGGGATATCTACCGTATGATTCACCTAAAGCAGCCGAAGTATTTGCTTCTTGAGAACGTAGACCGCCTCCTCAAAAGTCCAGTGAAGCAACGCGGACGTGACTTTGCGATTATCCTGAGCTGTTTGGCTGAAGAGGGCTACTCGGTCGAATGGCGTGTCATCAACGCAGCAGAATACGGCATGCCACAGAAACGCCGACGCGTATACATATACGGTGAACTCACAGAAAACGAATGGGACCTTGAAGGTCGCATCAAGCAAGACGGCATCATGGCAAAGGCCTTTCCCATCACTGAGAAAATCACCGCTATCACCTCCGTTGATGTCACTGCGGATCCTTACGAGATATCCCAGCACTTCGGCGTTGGTAAAAAGCTCTCGCCATTCCAGAATGCCGGAGCAATGCAAAAAGGGCAGATCATGACATGCAAGGTCGAGGCTGTCTTTGATGGCGAGGCAACCACGCTTGCTAGCATTGTCGTTCCCGATTCTGAAGTGCCTCCTGAGTTCTTCATCTCAGAAGAAGACCTTCCTAAGTGGGAGTATATGCGCGAGGCAAAAAAGGAACCTCGCACCACGGCCGCGGGATTTACGTACATGTACACTGAGGGCGCGATGGCGTGGCCAGACCCACTTGATAGACCGGCTCGAACCATTCTCACAGGCGAAGGCGGAAAAGGCGCTAGTCGTACCAAACATGCCGTTATGGGAGATAGCGGACGAATTCGTCGTCTTGTTCCCGATGAGCTCGACATGGTTCAGATGTTTCCTAAGGGCTGGACAGATACCGGCATGACCGATGGCCAGCGTGCGTTCTGCATGGGTAATGCGCTCGTAGTAGAGATACCACATAGGATAGGGAAAGAGATAGCGAATAGGTTCTCTTTGGAGTCTTGAGTCAATATGGGGCAGCCCCTACACAACTCCCGCGGACCTAATTGCCGCGATCACCTCGACATCCGAAGGCAGCCAATCAACCGAATCCAACTCGTCTCTCCCCAGCCAGCGCGCGTCGCTGTGCTCGAGCAGCTTCATGCCGCTGGCGAGCGTGCAGACAAAGCACTGCATCGTCATCGCGAACTCGGGGTAGTCGTAGTCGATCGTGATGAGCTTTGGCCCCACCTCGATATCGGCGTCGAGCTCTTCGTGAATCTCGCGCACGAGCGCCGCCTCGGGAGCCTCGCCCGGCTCGATCTTCCCGCCGGGAAACTCCCAGCTGCCCTTGTAATTTCCGTACCCGCGCTGCGTCGCCAGAATCTTGCCGTCATGCACGATGATTGCGGCTACCACCTTGATGTGTTTCATGAAAAGGTCCTAACCAAACCGGAGCATAGGATCACTGCGCTGGTCTTCAATGGCAAGCACAATGACCGCTCTCTTGGCCTCATCAATCAAATAGTAGATGCCATATATGTCTGCATACGCAACTCGCGCGTCGTCGGGAAGATTTGCCGCTTCGTACTGTGGATCATAAACCCTTCCAACACCGGGAAAGGCCTCTAGAATATCGAGCATCATATCGACCCGGGAAAAGCGTGGAGAACGAGATACCCGCCTGTAGTCTTCTTCGGCCTCTCGCGTCATGAGAACTTCATAGAAGACAGATTCTTCGGCATCATCTTCCGCATTCATGCAAGGCCCATTTCTTCGCGAATCTGCTTCAATGGCTTTACCCTGCCCGCCTTCACGTCTTCATAGGCCGCCTCGAGGCGTTGATTCAAAGCACGCTCGTACGCCGAGACTTCCTTGCGAAGCTGCTCGTGGGCCTCGTAATAATGCGCGTCCATGACAACGAGATCGGCTTTGCCGTTGCGGGTGATGTAGACGGGCCCGGGATTGTTTTGGCAGAGCTCGTAAATCTCGCCGATGTTCCTCTGAAGATCCGATGCAGTTCTCACGATAGGCATAATGTGCCTCCTTATCCGTTAGGCACATTCTAACATGATATTCAGAATATTTTCTGAATACGCAAATCTTAGTTAATCGCAGCATATTGTTTGCATTACTGTAATGCAAATATTACAATGCAAGTGGCGAAAGGGGCAGTCATGGCATCTACGCTGAACATACGCATCGATAGCGCCCTCAAGGAGCGTGGCGACAAGGTCCTCAAGGAGAACGGCATCAGCGTCACCGAAGCAATCCGCGCACTCTGGGAAACACTCGCGAAAACGCACGAGCTGCCAGAGTTTCTTCAGAACCAAGATCCCAAGAAGGAAGAAGTCATGCGAAAGAAGCTCGATGCCATCGAGCTGCTGGGGGCTCTGCCGGCTACCAGATTCTCGAACACGAGCGATGACGAACTGCGCGATATGCAATACGAGGAGAAGCTTAGGGAGTACGAAGCTCTGGCATGAAA
This window of the Coriobacteriaceae bacterium genome carries:
- the dcm gene encoding DNA (cytosine-5-)-methyltransferase; this encodes MANDTIEVAELFAGVGGFRLGLDGYHDPNHPKFDMEAAGPFKTVWANQWEPPGTEAKQFAWRCYEDRFGKGSCVNEDINKVLDEYEAGERDIPDFDMLVGGFPCQDYSVAKPLNMARGIEGKKGVLWWDIYRMIHLKQPKYLLLENVDRLLKSPVKQRGRDFAIILSCLAEEGYSVEWRVINAAEYGMPQKRRRVYIYGELTENEWDLEGRIKQDGIMAKAFPITEKITAITSVDVTADPYEISQHFGVGKKLSPFQNAGAMQKGQIMTCKVEAVFDGEATTLASIVVPDSEVPPEFFISEEDLPKWEYMREAKKEPRTTAAGFTYMYTEGAMAWPDPLDRPARTILTGEGGKGASRTKHAVMGDSGRIRRLVPDELDMVQMFPKGWTDTGMTDGQRAFCMGNALVVEIPHRIGKEIANRFSLES
- a CDS encoding (deoxy)nucleoside triphosphate pyrophosphohydrolase, whose translation is MKHIKVVAAIIVHDGKILATQRGYGNYKGSWEFPGGKIEPGEAPEAALVREIHEELDADIEVGPKLITIDYDYPEFAMTMQCFVCTLASGMKLLEHSDARWLGRDELDSVDWLPSDVEVIAAIRSAGVV
- a CDS encoding type II toxin-antitoxin system Phd/YefM family antitoxin; the protein is MPIVRTASDLQRNIGEIYELCQNNPGPVYITRNGKADLVVMDAHYYEAHEQLRKEVSAYERALNQRLEAAYEDVKAGRVKPLKQIREEMGLA
- a CDS encoding type II toxin-antitoxin system RelB/DinJ family antitoxin, whose amino-acid sequence is MASTLNIRIDSALKERGDKVLKENGISVTEAIRALWETLAKTHELPEFLQNQDPKKEEVMRKKLDAIELLGALPATRFSNTSDDELRDMQYEEKLREYEALA